Proteins encoded in a region of the Botrytis cinerea B05.10 chromosome 11, complete sequence genome:
- the Bcpol4 gene encoding Bcpol4 yields MADKASYFTQLYALSTSDSDEGELNESREFLKKCNNPILDRPSQRERSLLPPLPKEPNLLQPRKLHKPLLKNVPTLQRSHSEPKWSVATAKDTVDSTTENLLGSPHKRTGLRSESRATVSMGSSFGKETSSPLRSADSSVKRPTKDQRSLSNPTSATLVLTNSTGIASMLSKKRKGDTQEKGATKKPTRKKEKPLKFVPPKDRVFQGLNFFFLPNDDKSPVRRFRITKARERGATWIRDINEPITHLIIDNSLTRKDVVTYLRVLPDGASMVNEEWLLDCIEQKFLYEPTGKKYQVKNPDAVIEEKQMPIPSTSQQPDKSLQLEPRNKKPNKWEYVPPKETPERSQRSMPTVKPVPFPSTSISGPQLQETEQTLLAEENSQHLSQASSPNPQYADFGILNETIELARATEGVLDHDNSDDDLISNFSEFDDTIDESDSEDGGCSPLKAPPKPRRTAPTGKGGNFQCMTGGTASDEPNPNNHTIQILSRMKDYYERIGDQWRTRSYMQACGQLKNQPALIRTFSEAIVIPKIGQRIAKKIEEIVLTGRLRRLEHAEAEPDDKILKLFMGIYGVNYKLASKWISQGHRSFADLKNNIKLTPSQQIGIERYDDLQLRIPRHEIEQLGKFITDTTKTIDPEIEITIGGSYRRGAKTSGDIDIIISKSHTTQTTQLTPFLSSLVKSLTASHFLTAALAVPHNNEGSKWHGCCVLPSSSSASHPPNPWRRIDFLLVPASEIGAALLYFTGDDIFNRSMRLLAGKKGMRLNQRGLYRDAMRGGMKSGKWETRNKVTDGTLVEGRDERAIFEALGVPWREPWERVLH; encoded by the exons ATG GCAGACAAAGCTAGCTATTTCACACAGCTCTATGCTTTGAGTACTTCGGACTCAGATGAAGGAGAGCTCAATGAATCGCGggaatttttgaagaaatgcAATAATCCCATTTTGGATCGTCCATCACAAAGAGAGCGTAGTTTGCTACCTCCCTTACCTAAAGAGCCAAACCTACTACAACCTCGAAAGCTACATAAACCGCTTCTCAAAAATGTTCCAACGTTGCAACGAAGTCATTCGGAGCCAAAATGGAGTGTAGCTACGGCGAAGGATACGGTAGATAGTACGACGGAGAACTTGCTTGGGTCGCCTCATAAAAGGACTGGCCTTCGAAGCGAATCGCGTGCTACGGTTTCTATGGGTAGTTCTTTTGGAAAGGAAACATCGTCGCCTTTAAGAAGTGCAGATAGTTCAGTGAAAAGGCCAACCAAAGATCAACGCAGCTTATCAAACCCAACATCAGCTACCTTAGTTCTTACCAATAGTACAGGAATCGCATCAATGCTCAgcaaaaagagaaaaggagaTACCCAGGAAAAAGGGGCCACTAAAAAACCCACcaggaagaaggagaaaccTCTCAAGTTTGTTCCCCCAAAGGATCGGGTCTTTCAAGGTCTtaattttttcttccttcctaaCGATGATAAATCTCCAGTCAGACGTTTTCGCATCACTAAAGCAAGAGAGCGCGGCGCAACATGGATTAGAGATATAAACGAGCCCATCACACATCTTATCATTGATAACTCCTTGACACGCAAGGATGTTGTGACCTATCTCAGAGTCCTTCCGGATGGAGCCAGTATGGTAAATGAAGAATGGTTATTAGATTGCATTGAACAGAAATTTCTCTATGAACCAACTGGGAAGAAATATCAGGTCAAAAATCCAGATGCAGTCATCGAAGAGAAGCAGATGCCGATACCGTCAACGTCACAGCAGCCAGATAAATCTCTCCAATTGGAACCTCGTAACAAGAAACCTAATAAGTGGGAATATGTGCCTCCAAAAGAAACACCTGAACGTAGCCAGCGTTCAATGCCAACCGTCAAACCAGTTCCTTTTCCCTCAACCTCAATTTCCGGACCACAGTTACAAGAAACAGAACAAACTCTTTTAGCAGAAGAGAACTCGCAACATCTGAGTCAAGCATCTTCTCCCAACCCGCAATACGCAGATTTTGGTATACTAAATGAAACAATCGAATTAGCCAGGGCAACCGAAGGTGTACTCGATCATGACAATTCTGATGATGACctaatatcaaatttcagTGAATTCGATGATACCATAGATGAATCAGATTCAGAAGATGGGGGTTGCTCCCCTCTAAAAGCTCCCCCAAAACCTCGTCGAACAGCCCCTACGGGAAAAGGAGGTAACTTCCAATGCATGACTGGTGGAACTGCTTCCGACGAACCCAATCCCAACAATCACACAATCCAAATTCTGTCACGAATGAAAGACTATTATGAGAGAATTGGCGATCAGTGGCGTACCCGTTCCTATATGCAAGCGTGTGGCCAACTCAAAAATCAACCAGCCCTCATCCGCACCTTCTCCGAAGCCATCGTGATCCCAAAAATCGGGCAACGCATCGCcaaaaaaatcgaagaaaTAGTCCTCACCGGTCGTCTCCGCCGTCTTGAACACGCAGAAGCAGAACCAGACGATAAAATCCTCAAACTTTTTATGGGCATCTATGGCGTAAACTACAAGCTAGCATCGAAATGGATTTCTCAAGGCCATCGCTCATTTGCTGATCTCAAAAACAACATCAAACTCACGCCCAGTCAACAAATTGGCATCGAACGCTACGACGATCTGCAACTCCGGATTCCCCGCCACGAAATCGAGCAGCTGGGTAAGTTCATCACTGATACAACCAAAACCATCGATCCCGAAATCGAGATCACAATCGGCGGTTCCTATCGTCGAGGTGCAAAAACATCCggcgatatcgatatcatcatctccaaatcccacACTACACAAACAACACAACTAACccccttcctctcttctctcgtAAAATCTCTCACAGCCTCCCATTTCCTAACCGCAGCACTCGCCGTACCGCATAATAACGAAGGATCAAAATGGCACGGATGTTGTGTTCtgccctcttcctcttccgcATCCCACCCCCCAAACCCATGGCGCCGCATCGATTTCCTCCTCGTTCCGGCATCCGAAATCGGTGCCGCACTCCTCTATTTCACCGGCGACGATATCTTCAATCGAAGCATGCGTTTACTCGCGGGGAAAAAGGGGATGAGGTTGAATCAACGGGGTTTGTATCGGGATGCTATGAGAGGCGGGATGAAAAGCGGGAAATGGGAGACTAGGAATAAAGTCACGGATGGGACGTTGGTCGAGGGGAGAGATGAGCGGGCGATTTTTGAGGCGTTGGGCGTGCCGTGGAGGGAACCTTGGGAGAGGGTTTTACATtag